The proteins below are encoded in one region of Hordeum vulgare subsp. vulgare chromosome 3H, MorexV3_pseudomolecules_assembly, whole genome shotgun sequence:
- the LOC123442750 gene encoding uncharacterized protein LOC123442750 gives MYGNRLSREFTTGLKDFLVVANANKQKGFVICPCVDCKNQKGYSSSREVHLHLLRHGFMPSYNCWTKHGERGVIMEEDEEGDDFMDESYLAHFGDTFMEDAEGEGEGEGEGEGEEEARDETVDDLGRTIADARRRCETEKERENLDRMLEDHKKSLYPGCDDGLKKLGCTLDLLKWKAQAGVADSAFENLLKMLKNMFPKNNELPASTYEANKVVCPLGLEVLKIHACINDCILYRSEYENLNECPVCTALRYKIRGDDPGDDVEGEKPRKRVPAKVMWYAPIIPRLKRLFRNKEHAKLLRWHKEDRKSDGELRHTADGTQWRKIDREFKDFAADARNIRFGLSTDGMNPFGEQSSSHSTWPVTLCIYNLPPWLCMKRKFIMMPVLIQGPKQPGNDIDVYLRPLVDELLQLWGRPGVRVWDEHKEEEFDLRALLFVTINDWPALSNLSGLSNKGYNACTHCLHETESVHLPNCKKNVYLGHRRFLPKIHPVRKKGKHYNGKADHRPKPAERTGAELFDMVKDLKVIFGKGPGGQSVPKGADGHAAMWKKKSIFWELEYWKVLEQRLKDPDDRHPEWFQGRASYALTKEEKVIFFECLSSMKVPSGFSSNIKGIINMAEKKFQNLKSHDCHVIMTQLLPIALRGLLPPRPEGSIAKGYGNEEVIEFCVDFVPDLKPIGLPRSRHEGRLSGKGTIGRKSTICMDGHSLTEAHHTVLTNSSLVAPYFEKHKNILRSDNPGKPESWIRKAHMETFGSWLRKHLMNDNDVVDQLYMLAKTPSSTITTFQGYEINGNTFYTIAQDKKSTNQNSGVRFDAATENGQEVTYYGYIEEIWELDYGPSFKVPLFRCKWFKLTGGGVKVDQQYGMTMVDFNNLGYLDEPFVLAKDVAQVFYVKDMSSKPRKRKDKKTISTSCDDPKRHIVLSGKRNIVGVEDKTDMSEDYNMFAEIPPFKVNTDPSIKLNDEDAPW, from the exons atgtacggtaaccgactctcccgcgagttcactacgggtttgaaagatttcctcgtagtggctaatgcgaacaagcagaagggttttgttatctgtccatgtgttgactgtaagaatcagaagggttactcttcctcaagagaagttcacctgcacctgcttcggcacggtttcatgccaagctataattgttggaccaagcatggagaaagaggggttataatggaagaagatgaagaaggggatgatttcatggatgaaagctatcttgctcatttcggtgatactttcatggaggatgctgaaggtgaaggggaaggtgaaggggaaggtgaaggtgaagaagaggcacgtgatgagaccgttgatgatcttggtcggaccattgctgatgcacggagacgctgcgaaactgaaaaggagagggagaatttggatcgcatgttagaggatcacaaaaagtcgttgtaccccggatgcgatgatggtctgaaaaagctgggctgcacactggatttgctgaaatggaaggcacaggcaggtgtagctgactcggcatttgaaaacttgctgaaaatgttgaagaatatgtttccaaagaataacgagttgcccgccagtacgtacgaagcaaacaaggttgtatgccctctaggtttagaggttctgaagatacatgcatgcatcaacgactgcatcctctaccgcagtgaatacgagaatttgaatgaatgcccggtatgcactgcattgcgttataagatcagaggcgatgaccctggtgacgatgttgagggcgagaaacccaggaagagggttcccgccaaggtgatgtggtatgctcctataataccacggttgaaacgtttgttcaggaacaaagagcatgccaagttgttgcgatggcacaaagaggaccgtaagtcggacggggagttgagacacaccgcagatggaacgcaatggagaaagatcgacagagagttcaaagattttgcagctgacgcaaggaacataagatttggtctaagtacagatggcatgaatccttttggcgagcagagctccagccatagcacctggcccgtgactctatgcatctacaaccttcctccttggttgtgcatgaagcggaagttcattatgatgccagtgctcatccaaggtccgaagcaacccggcaacgacatcgatgtgtacctaaggccattagttgatgaacttttacagctgtggggcagacctggtgtccgtgtgtgggatgagcacaaagaagaggaatttgacctacgagcgttgcttttcgtaaccatcaacgattggcctgctcttagtaacctttcgggactgtcaaataagggatacaatgcatgcacgcactgcttacatgagactgaaagtgtacatttgccaaattgtaagaagaacgtgtaccttgggcatcgtcgatttcttccgaaaattcatccagtaagaaagaaaggcaagcattacaacggcaaggcagatcaccggccgaagcctgcggaacgcactggtgctgagttatttgatatggtcaaggatttgaaagtcatctttggaaagggtcctggcggacaatcagttccgaagggagctgacgggcacgcagccatgtggaagaagaaatctatattctgggagctagaatattggaaagtcctagaa caacgtttgaaagacccagatgaccggcatccggaatggtttcaaggtcgtgccagctacgctctgaccaaagaagagaaggtcatcttttttgaatgcctgagcagtatgaaggtcccgtctggattctcgtccaatataaagggaataataaacatggcggagaaaaagttccaaaacctgaagtctcacgactgccacgtgattatgacgcaattgcttccgattgctttgagggggctcctgccgc ctaggccagaaggaagcatcgccaagggctatggaaatgaggaggtaattgagttttgtgttgactttgttcctgaccttaagccgattggtcttcctcgatcgcggcacgaggggagactaagtggaaaaggcacgatcggaaggaaatcaacgatatgtatggacggccattctctgactgaagcacaccacactgtactgaccaattccagcttggtggctccgtactttgagaaacacaagaatattttacgctcggacaacccggggaagcctgaatcctggattaggaaggcccacatggagactttcggcagttggttgagaaaacatttaatgaatgacaatgatgttgtagatcagctgtacatgttggccaagacaccatcttcgactataacgactttccaagggtacgagataaatgggaatacattttacacgatcgcccaagataaaaagagcaccaaccaaaacagtggtgtccgctttgatgcagcaaccgagaatgggcaagaggtcacatattatggttacatagaggagatatgggaacttgactatggaccctcctttaaggtccctttgttccggtgcaaatggttcaagctaacaggaggtggggtaaaggtggaccagcaatacggaatgacaatggtggatttcaacaatcttggttaccttgacgaaccattcgtcctagcgaaagatgtcgctcaggttttctatgtgaaggacatgagtagcaaaccgaggaaacggaaagataagaaaacgatcagtacatcatgcgatgatccaaagcgccacattgttctttcagggaaaagaaacatcgtgggagtggaggacaagacagacatgtcagaagattataatatgtttgctgaaattccgcccttcaaagtgaacaccgacccaagcattaagttaaatgatgaggatgctccatgg
- the LOC123440938 gene encoding dirigent protein 22-like: MASAALFFVLLALATMLPQTASSEKETHLKVYWHDVVSGPNPTSVPVARAATTNTSKTAFGVVMVIDNPLTEGGSLNSSRLMGRAQGTYIAAGKDQLALLMLMNFVFTAGEYNGSSVAIMGRNAVFTEVREMAVVGGTGVFRWARGYAQARTHTLDLKTGDATVEYNVFVMH, encoded by the coding sequence ATGGCCTCTGCAGCGCTCTTCTTTGTCCTCCTCGCCCTGGCCACAATGCTGCCGCAGACCGCGTCGTCCGAGAAGGAGACGCACCTCAAGGTGTACTGGCACGACGTGGTGAGCGGCCCGAACCCGACGTCGGTGCCGGTGGCGCGTGCGGCCACGACCAACACCTCCAAGACAGCCTTCGGCGTCGTCATGGTCATCGACAACCCACTCACCGAGGGGGGCAGCCTCAACTCATCCAGGCTCATGGGCCGCGCCCAGGGCACCTACATCGCCGCCGGCAAGGACCAGCTGGCGCTGCTCATGCTCATGAACTTCGTCTTCACTGCCGGCGAGTACAACGGCAGCAGCGTCGCCATTATGGGTCGCAACGCCGTGTTCACCGAGGTCCGCGAGATGGCTGTCGTCGGCGGTACCGGCGTTTTCAGGTGGGCTCGTGGGTACGCGCAGGCCAGGACGCACACCTTGGACCTCAAGACCGGCGACGCCACCGTTGAGTACAACGTATTCGTCATGCACTAG